The following coding sequences are from one Microbacterium wangchenii window:
- a CDS encoding PLP-dependent aminotransferase family protein — MDSRISARALATGLGGWRSSDPAYEALADAVRLLCLDNRLAAHTALPAERELASALGVSRTTVAAAYRSLRDSGHIRSLRGSGSVTLPLVRTDPGVRPGVSDALDLQQASPSAWPGLAGVIAEVATGATTLVARSGYDVVGHPVLREQIARRYRDRGIPTGADEVLVTSGAQSAIHLIAAVLLGRADRVLIETPTYPHAADAFRRAGARMVAVPVTTGEGWDLDRAEQAFARTLPVLAYLMPSFQNPTGRTMTPGEVGSLSAAADRVGTLLVVDETIADLAIDDDGGPEPFAGDTRVVRIGSLGKTVWGGLRVGWVRASADIIRRLAAARPVHDLGTPEFEQAVAAALLPRMAEIITQRSAGLRAGRDALSAALAALLPEWEVPQVRGGVSLWVELDAPLSSPLVIAARSRGLYLSAGARFAVEGGHDRHLRVPFTSPPDELVRAAGILAETWPGVIAGAPLGRAERFDAVV, encoded by the coding sequence ATGGATTCGCGGATCTCCGCTCGGGCGCTGGCCACCGGTCTCGGCGGGTGGCGCAGCAGTGATCCGGCCTACGAGGCGCTGGCCGATGCCGTGCGCCTGCTGTGCCTGGACAACCGCCTCGCGGCGCACACGGCGCTGCCCGCCGAGCGGGAGCTCGCGTCGGCACTCGGTGTGAGCCGGACCACGGTGGCCGCCGCATACCGCAGCCTCCGTGACTCCGGCCATATCCGGAGCCTCCGCGGATCGGGGAGCGTGACCCTCCCGCTCGTCCGCACCGACCCCGGCGTCCGCCCGGGCGTGTCCGACGCGCTCGATCTGCAGCAGGCCTCGCCTTCGGCGTGGCCCGGACTCGCGGGCGTGATCGCCGAGGTCGCCACGGGGGCGACGACGCTCGTGGCGCGCTCGGGGTACGACGTCGTGGGGCACCCGGTCCTGCGGGAGCAGATCGCCCGGCGCTACCGCGACCGGGGCATCCCCACGGGGGCGGACGAGGTGCTGGTCACCTCCGGTGCGCAGAGCGCCATCCATCTCATCGCCGCCGTACTGCTCGGCCGTGCCGACCGGGTCCTCATCGAGACGCCGACCTACCCGCATGCCGCCGATGCCTTCCGCCGGGCGGGGGCGCGGATGGTCGCGGTGCCGGTGACCACGGGGGAGGGATGGGATCTGGACCGCGCCGAGCAGGCCTTCGCGCGCACCCTGCCGGTGCTGGCCTACCTGATGCCCTCCTTCCAGAACCCGACGGGCCGCACGATGACGCCCGGCGAGGTCGGCTCGCTGTCTGCGGCGGCCGACAGGGTCGGGACTCTCCTCGTCGTCGACGAGACGATCGCCGACCTCGCCATCGACGACGACGGCGGACCCGAGCCGTTCGCCGGCGACACCCGCGTGGTCCGGATCGGCTCGCTCGGCAAGACGGTGTGGGGCGGTCTGCGGGTCGGGTGGGTGCGGGCATCGGCCGACATCATCCGTCGTCTCGCAGCGGCGCGGCCGGTGCACGACCTCGGCACCCCCGAGTTCGAGCAGGCCGTCGCCGCCGCGCTGCTGCCCCGCATGGCCGAGATCATCACCCAGCGCTCCGCGGGTCTGCGCGCTGGTCGTGACGCGCTGAGCGCGGCGCTGGCCGCGCTGCTGCCGGAATGGGAGGTGCCGCAGGTGCGGGGCGGGGTGTCGCTGTGGGTCGAGCTGGATGCCCCGCTGAGCTCGCCCCTCGTGATCGCGGCACGGTCGCGCGGGCTGTACCTGTCGGCCGGCGCGCGGTTCGCCGTCGAGGGCGGTCACGACCGGCACCTGCGCGTTCCGTTCACCTCACCGCCGGACGAGCTCGTGCGGGCGGCCGGGATCCTCGCCGAGACGTGGCCCGGGGTGATCGCGGGTGCGCCGCTGGGCCGCGCCGAGCGCTTCGACGCCGTGGTGTGA
- the msrA gene encoding peptide-methionine (S)-S-oxide reductase MsrA — MTTFVLAGGCFWCLDAAYRVLRGVTSVVSGYTGGEMPAPTYEQVCTGRTGHAEAVAVSFDSDVIPPEVILDAYFTMHDPRQLNRQGNDIGTQYRSAMFFADDGQRRLFEAARDRASQWWDGGVVTTIEPLGEFFPAEDEHQDFFANNPTQGYCLAVAVPKVSKVRARFADYILAG, encoded by the coding sequence ATGACCACGTTCGTGCTGGCAGGCGGCTGCTTCTGGTGCCTGGATGCGGCGTATCGCGTGCTGCGCGGCGTGACCTCTGTGGTCTCCGGCTACACCGGGGGTGAGATGCCCGCCCCGACCTACGAGCAGGTGTGCACGGGACGCACCGGGCACGCCGAAGCGGTCGCGGTCTCCTTCGACTCCGACGTCATCCCGCCCGAGGTGATCCTCGACGCGTACTTCACGATGCACGACCCTCGGCAGCTGAACCGGCAGGGCAACGACATCGGGACGCAGTACCGCAGCGCGATGTTCTTCGCCGACGACGGGCAGCGCCGGCTGTTCGAGGCAGCACGCGACCGCGCATCGCAGTGGTGGGACGGCGGGGTCGTCACCACCATCGAACCGCTCGGGGAGTTCTTCCCGGCCGAGGACGAGCACCAGGACTTCTTCGCGAATAATCCCACGCAGGGGTACTGCCTGGCCGTGGCCGTCCCGAAGGTGAGCAAGGTGCGAGCCCGCTTCGCCGATTACATCCTGGCCGGCTGA
- a CDS encoding YczE/YyaS/YitT family protein has protein sequence MPRRILQLLIGLALYGFGCALTISAGLGVDPWTVLAEGLSLRTGIGVGWMTNLLGAVVLLAWIPLHQHPGIGTLANIALVGTAMQATLAVVSTPSAPLPRIAMLAAGVVSVAVASGLYIGARFGPGPRDGLMTGLNARFGTPIWLCRLGVEGSVLVLGWWLGGTVGIGTVVFAVCIGPLVHIALPLFDIPPDGTGAPVGVVSARGTARARPLA, from the coding sequence GTGCCTCGCCGGATCCTTCAACTGCTCATCGGTCTCGCGCTGTACGGGTTCGGCTGCGCCTTGACGATCTCGGCCGGTCTGGGGGTCGACCCCTGGACGGTGCTCGCCGAGGGGCTGTCGTTGCGCACCGGCATCGGCGTGGGATGGATGACGAATCTGCTGGGGGCGGTGGTGCTACTGGCGTGGATCCCGCTGCATCAGCATCCGGGCATCGGCACACTGGCCAACATCGCCCTGGTGGGGACGGCGATGCAGGCCACGCTCGCCGTCGTGTCCACACCGTCGGCCCCGCTCCCCCGCATCGCCATGCTCGCGGCCGGAGTGGTGTCGGTGGCCGTGGCGTCGGGCCTGTACATCGGCGCGCGATTCGGTCCCGGGCCCCGCGACGGGCTCATGACAGGCCTGAATGCGCGCTTCGGCACGCCCATCTGGTTGTGCCGCCTCGGCGTGGAGGGGTCGGTGCTCGTCCTGGGATGGTGGCTCGGCGGCACCGTGGGGATCGGGACCGTCGTCTTCGCGGTGTGCATCGGCCCGCTGGTGCACATCGCGCTGCCGTTGTTCGACATCCCACCGGACGGCACCGGCGCGCCTGTGGGCGTCGTCAGTGCTCGCGGTACTGCGCGGGCTCGGCCCCTGGCTTGA
- a CDS encoding single-stranded DNA-binding protein — protein sequence MTEIITVTGNIATEPEQRTIAEGVRVTSFRVASPHRRFDRGSGKWVEQYTNWFTVSAFRGLGEHAYASLHQGDRVVVTGRLRLRDWDTGSKRGTTAEIDADSVGHDLLWGTTSYQRADGGDADRGAGEQARTGEQAAAGATDASGWTIPAGDLVGAGADRVSAASGGPDETPF from the coding sequence ATGACCGAGATCATCACCGTCACCGGCAATATCGCCACCGAGCCCGAGCAGCGCACGATCGCCGAAGGCGTGCGGGTCACCTCGTTCCGCGTGGCATCCCCGCACCGCCGGTTCGACCGCGGGAGCGGGAAGTGGGTCGAGCAGTACACGAACTGGTTCACGGTGTCCGCCTTCCGCGGGCTGGGTGAGCACGCCTACGCGTCGCTGCATCAGGGCGACCGGGTGGTCGTCACCGGACGACTGCGGCTGCGCGACTGGGACACCGGGAGCAAACGCGGCACGACGGCCGAGATCGACGCCGACTCCGTCGGCCACGACCTGCTGTGGGGCACCACGTCCTACCAGCGCGCGGACGGCGGGGACGCCGACCGGGGAGCGGGGGAGCAGGCCCGTACGGGCGAGCAGGCCGCCGCCGGCGCCACCGATGCGAGCGGCTGGACCATCCCGGCCGGGGATCTGGTGGGTGCCGGGGCGGACAGGGTCTCCGCGGCCTCGGGGGGCCCGGACGAGACGCCGTTCTGA